In the Plasmodium chabaudi chabaudi strain AS genome assembly, chromosome: 13 genome, one interval contains:
- a CDS encoding 50S ribosomal protein L22, apicoplast, putative — MNSLMTIVIVVIVQIAFSKEILGYSFIHNNNKFLNCIKYGSNRMEKAILPHKTRYKPILMLNKISEIEEKNKIRDDIANDCNSTSSSASEIDDISNNKDNENNSNFVYDNMDLFVDDGLQLKQWYSGDKVRKKWEEKHIENVKNNYEKVLLNNKYNELFNMYRNIKKNNVENHKKRVKTNRINPVIYIKKRLVSATAKYLRMSFIKTRKILWKIRYMPIIKAFAFLYYYGSNKYTVSIYKCIKSCLHNAICKYGKNNIKPVFHTLQANMGGYTKKINIRAKGKTDIIREPHTHIRVVLEV, encoded by the coding sequence ATGAATAGTTTAATGACAATAGTTATAGTGGTTATTGTTCAGATTGCTTTTAGTAAGGAAATATTAGGTTACAGCTTTATTCATAATAAcaacaaatttttaaattgtattaAATATGGGAGTAATAGAATGGAGAAAGCAATATTACCACATAAAACAAGATACAAACCAATTCTaatgttaaataaaatatcagaaatcgaagaaaaaaacaaaataagaGATGACATAGCAAATGATTGTAATAGTACCAGTAGTAGTGCTAGCGAAATTGATGACATTAGCAATAATAAAgacaatgaaaataattccaattttgtatatgaCAATATGGACTTATTTGTCGATGATGGTCTTCAATTAAAACAATGGTATTCAGGAGATAAAGtcagaaaaaaatgggaagaaaaacatattgaaaatgttaaaaataattatgaaaaagttttattaaataataaatataatgaattatttaatatgtatagaaatattaaaaaaaataatgtagaaAACCATAAAAAACGAGTTAAAACAAATAGAATAAATccagttatatatattaaaaaaagattaGTATCCGCTACAGCTAAATATTTAAGAATgtcatttattaaaactagaaaaattttatggAAAATTAGATATATGCCTATAATTAAAGCTTTTgcatttctttattattatggaagtaataaatatacagtaagtatatataaatgtatcaAATCTTGTCTTCATAATGctatttgtaaatatggaaaaaataatatcaaaCCAGTTTTTCATACTCTTCAAGCTAATATGGGAGgatatactaaaaaaattaatattagaGCAAAAGGGAAGACTGATATTATTCGAGAGCCTCATACACACATTCGTGTTGTTCTAGAGGTATAG
- a CDS encoding enkurin domain-containing protein, putative, whose amino-acid sequence MEDYEAMFESIDLGEDNVYNIIKKSDEIKIKNILYKSIHNPNLLPSYSTFNLRGKRYNIANVSGELIKKVEKQKKVKDLQKTYEKKVLKKGEKNTIIASLSEIKKTNPSLLTVKIKKKKYKDKIPDINDIPLMNITADVDYVYDNAVEVINAKPVEKKKQVGKILLDGDPLLKEDYGKISPYLIKMKEELKEKQNLKKQDIIDEEKIAKELETKKQDLLIHLKNKFDEINKEYMKISHVVDVNSVVKLKKKENYEKQLNQLEKDIQKLEKSDF is encoded by the coding sequence ATGGAAGACTATGAAGCCATGTTTGAAAGTATCGATTTGGGAGAAGATAAtgtgtataatataataaaaaaaagtgatgaaataaaaataaaaaatattttatataaatcaatCCATAACCCAAATTTATTACCAAGCTATTCTACATTCAATTTAAGAGGGaaaagatataatattgCAAATGTTTCAGGAgagttaataaaaaaagttgaaaaacaaaaaaaagtaaaagatTTACAAAAGacttatgaaaaaaaagtattaaaaaaaggcgagaaaaatacaattataGCATCCCTtagtgaaataaaaaaaacaaaccCATCATTATTAACTGTtaagataaaaaagaaaaaatataaagataaaataccagatataaatgatatacctttaatgaatataacTGCTGATGTAGATTATGTATATGATAATGCTGTAGAAGTAATCAATGCTAAACcggttgaaaaaaaaaaacaagtaggaaaaattttattagatGGAGATCCATTACTTAAGGAAGACTATGGGAAAATTAGTCCTTatcttataaaaatgaaagaagaattaaaagaaaaacagaatttaaaaaaacaagatATTATTGATGAAGAAAAGATAGCTAAAGAATTAGAAACTAAAAAACAAGATTTATTAATACaccttaaaaataaatttgatgaaattaataaagagtatatgaaaatatcaCATGTTGTTGATGTTAATTCTGTtgtaaaattgaaaaaaaaagaaaattatgaaaaacaattaaatCAATTAGAAAAGGATATACAGAAATTGGAGAAATCTGACTTCTAA
- a CDS encoding 1-deoxy-D-xylulose 5-phosphate reductoisomerase, putative produces MRTLINLRTLPLLFYIAILFLHNSKGVHKKKAYIINYNYSSSPNGKTNTIIKNDSRNKLKSRRKGKLNYAIENEPSNITTQVNPINVAILGSTGSIGTSTLSIIRECNKIEKRFNVEALYVNKNVEGIYEQAKEFLPKYVCIHDPSKYEELKKLLENIKNYNPIILIGDEGMKQICSSNEIDKIVIGIDSFQGLYSTIYAIKNNKTIALANKESIVSAGFFLKKLLTVHKNSTIIPVDSEHNAIFQCLNNNILLKSKCLQENFSKLNQINKIFLCSSGGPFQNLSIDELKNVTSEKALKHPKWNMGKKISIDSATMMNKGLEVIEAHFLFDIDYNDIEIIIHKECIMHSCVEFVDKSVISQMYYPDMRTQIINALAWPNRIRTNLKSLNFEEVSPLTFYKPSLEHFPCIKLAYHAGRKSNFFPTVLNAANEVANNLFLNNKIKYFDIPAIISQVLESFNPQQISETPEDLMKQILDIHNWSKQKAMDIYNKKISS; encoded by the coding sequence ATGAGAACGCTTATTAATTTGCGTACTCTCCCactattgttttatatagCGATCCTATTTTTACACAATAGCAAGGGcgtacataaaaaaaaagcgtatattataaattataattatagtaGTAGTCCAAATGGGAAAACAAATACGATCATAAAGAATGATAGCAggaataaattaaaaagtagAAGAAAAGGGAAGCTAAATTATGCAATTGAAAATGAACCTAGTAATATAACTACACAAGTTAACCCAATAAATGTTGCCATTTTGGGAAGTACTGGGAGTATAGGAACTAGCACCCTTAGTATTATAAGAGAATGCAACAAAATAGAAAAACGATTTAATGTTGAAGCTTtatatgttaataaaaatgttgaaGGAATATATGAACAAGCTAAAGAATTTTTACCAAAATATGTGTGTATACATGATCCAAGTAAATatgaagaattaaaaaaattattagaaaatataaagaattataatccaataatattaataggTGATGAAGGTATGAAACAAATATGTAGTAGTAATGAAATAGATAAAATAGTTATTGGTATTGATTCATTTCAAGGTTTATATTCAACaatatatgcaataaaaaataataaaactatTGCATTAGCAAATAAAGAATCTATTGTATCAGCTGGgtttttcttaaaaaaattattaactgttcataaaaattcgACAATAATACCAGTAGATTCTGAACATAATGCAATATTCCaatgtttaaataataatatattattaaaatcaaAATGTTTGCAAGAAAATTTTTCTAAactaaatcaaataaataaaatatttttatgttcatCTGGTGGACCATTTCAAAACTTATCAATAGACGaactaaaaaatgtaacatCTGAAAAAGCTTTAAAACATCCAAAATGGAATATggggaaaaaaatatcaatcGATTCAGCTACAATGATGAATAAAGGATTAGAAGTAATAGAAGcccattttctttttgatattgattataatgatattgaaataattatacataaaGAATGTATAATGCATTCATGTGTAGAATTTGTAGATAAATCTGTTATATCACAAATGTATTATCCAGACATGAGAActcaaattataaatgcaTTAGCATGGCCTAATAGAATACgtacaaatttaaaatccTTAAACTTTGAAGAAGTATCACCTCttactttttataaacCATCATTAGAGCATTTTCCATGTATAAAGTTGGCTTATCATGCTGGTCGaaaatcaaatttttttccaacAGTTCTTAATGCAGCTAATGAAGTTGCTAACAACCTTTTcctaaataataaaattaaatattttgatatcCCAGCTATTATATCTCAAGTTTTAGAATCGTTTAATCCTCAACAAATTTCTGAAACACCAGAAGATCTTATGAAACAAATTTTGGACATACATAATTGGTCCAAACAAAAAGCcatggatatatataataaaaaaataagctcttaa
- a CDS encoding 60S ribosome subunit biogenesis protein NIP7, putative has translation MRPLNDQETMLVFKKLSKFVGNNLLSMLSYNNEEYVLRLHRYNVHFVRADIAKQAESINKNSLVSLGICIGKITKAHNFFLKITSLSLMSEFCIHKIWLKESGEKNFLFGNNVLKSHLLKISDNIRKGDGVIVLSMDDNPIGFGISIRNTQDVKLLNITDIVLIHQSDVGEYLRNETAL, from the exons ATGAGACCACTGAATGATCAAGAGACTATGCTAGTTTTTAAGAAGCTTTCCAAATT TGTTGGAAATAATTTGCTGAGTATGTTGTCTTACAATAACGAGGAGTATGTTTTGAGACTTCACAGATATAATGTACATTTTGTTAG AGCGGACATAGCCAAACAAGCAGAATcgattaataaaaattcactA gTTTCATTAGGAATTTGTATTGGGAAAATTACAAAGgcacataatttttttcttaaaattaCATCCCTATCTTTGATGAGCGAATTTtgtattcataaaatatggcTGAAGGAGTCAGGAgaaaaaaactttttattcGGAAACAATGTCTTAAAG agCCATTTACTAAAAATCAGTGACAACATAAGAAAAGGGGACGGTGTAATTGTCCTATCAATGGATGATAATCCAATAGGTTTTGGAATATCAATAAGAAATACCCAAGACgtaaaattgttaaatatTACTGATATTGTATTAATTCATCAG AGTGATGTTGGAGAATATTTAAGAAATGAAACGGCCTTATAA
- a CDS encoding WD repeat-containing protein 79, putative: MEECTNKDEIKTNTSEKEPGCNTNTFSKNNEIFFNNEKCYIIQEIPFNDFYNYNYEQIKKFDKSEKESYYINGNTSSSDNTQVSTSSEDQRKIQLNKYIQKEKQNNQSVSNSSIGSDKNNEIKKNKVKKLRNEFLKQCEFSNDGSCYYTISSKNKLQLYATDITLLNAFSNDNNVLESLYEKYKNINDDEIARRNSSWINMNRNGHIYDCKFYPYFDWNDSNTCFFALTSKDVPVSIYSAYDGSSLISFKLFNDSQELSNCYSLCFHPEKNWLLCGTKNRSIKVYDLNKPNEICENRILGTRKGKGQKGIISTIDYKKEGYGNNSIYAIGDYNDILYIYADNCNHKNDYILKFSNKYNSNGITCVKWYGEYNILSGSRNGSYIYLYDIRNNNEYVQKFKRYALTNQKYLFDIHKNYIISGDTFGYLNFYNIENNELIHKQLINKYSPIVSVNVHSTYPFILTGSGTRRFYQNCNSKIDISCTSSIYNNTNIHDETSFKVDQDDTFKHFPSTSHYINSACTIFCKFLCNT; the protein is encoded by the coding sequence ATGGAGGAATGCACAAACaaagatgaaataaaaacgaaCACAAGTGAAAAAGAACCAGGTTGTAATACGAATacattttctaaaaataatgaaatattttttaataatgaaaaatgttatattatacaaGAAATTCCTTTTAACGATTTCTATAATTAcaattatgaacaaataaaaaagtttgATAAATCAGAAAAGGAAtcctattatataaatgggAACACATCTTCGTCTGACAATACCCAAGTTAGTACAAGCAGTGAAGATCAAAGAAAAATCCAACTTAATAAGTATAttcaaaaagaaaaacaaaataaccAGAGTGTATCCAATTCATCCATTGGtagtgataaaaataatgagataaaaaaaaacaaagttaaaaaattaagaaatgaatttttaaaacaatgcGAATTTAGTAATGATGGGAGTTGCTATTATACAATTTCAagtaaaaacaaattgCAATTATATGCAACAGACATCACATTGTTAAATGCCTTTTCGAATGATAACAATGTTTTAGAAagtttatatgaaaaatataagaatataaatgatgatgAAATAGCAAGAAGAAATAGTTCCTggataaatatgaatagaAATGGGCATATATACGATTGTAAGTTTTATCCTTATTTTGATTGGAATGATAGTAATACATGTTTTTTTGCACTTACTTCAAAAGATGTCCCTGTAAGTATATATAGTGCATATGATGGTTCTTCTTTaatatcttttaaattatttaacgACAGTCAAGAGTTAAGTAATTGTTATTCCCTCTGTTTTCATCCCGAAAAAAATTGGTTATTATGTGGTACAAAAAATAGATCGATAAAAGTATATGATCTTAATAAGCCAAATGAAATTTGTGAAAATCGAATATTAGGCACaagaaaaggaaaaggACAAAAAGGAATAATATCAACTAttgattataaaaaagaaggttatggaaataattctatatatgcaattggtgattataatgatattttatatatatatgctgaTAATTGTAAccataaaaatgattatatattaaaattttcaaataaatataattctaATGGTATAACATGTGTTAAATGGTATGGTGAATATAACATTTTGAGTGGTAGTAGAAATggttcatatatatatttatatgacataagaaataataatgaatatgttcagaaatttaaaagatatGCATTAACAAAtcagaaatatttatttgatatacataaaaattatattatttctgGTGATACTTTTGGCTAcctaaatttttataatatagaaaataatgaattaatacataaacagctaattaataaatattctcCAATTGTTTCCGTTAATGTACATTCTACTTACccttttatattaacagGGTCAGGTACAAGAcgattttatcaaaattgcAACTCAAAAATTGACATATCTTGTACTAGTTCGatatataacaatacaAATATACATGATGAAACTTCTTTTAAAGTCGATCAAGACGACACATTTAAACATTTCCCTTCTACATCGCACTACATAAATAGTGCTTgtactattttttgtaaatttttgtGTAACACATAA
- a CDS encoding DNA-3-methyladenine glycosylase, putative, whose amino-acid sequence MGKRKHTNLQSSASNIARTENNDGTKIKQAPISKEKKTKQIDDTSNLSYVYILLKYFFENSNIEILNEQFYLQENVLTITEILIGHILWVYNPDKNILCGSRMTELESYNGINDKASHAFNNKKTNRNMPMFLNGGISYVYLCYGMHNCLNIVTNAENVPDAILIRSIEPIYNIPFFVLNKFQDIKEINDLFLFDNFIDKKENNLKNNRKSQTEEVDNKIDKKNGTNEIIKKNTYLKSLQQLETVFKNIKYKQLVKLGSGPGRVTKCIGVTRDDDQKKLYFDISNDQDNKINVKEEKINDDNISNIKKDDCSGNFSKKIDQKYYFSYNVNNFLSIKKKSRFFISICPTIEDVLNFYENLNLENNSEQDFIIDIYKQYKIHLLKYFEYMKWKKDGDIIIQRDKRIGVPYAQECALYEYRFILKNHPSISVLPK is encoded by the coding sequence atgggGAAAAGGAAACACACAAATTTACAAAGTTCTGCTTCGAATATAGCACGAactgaaaataatgatggaacaaaaataaagcaaGCACCAATtagtaaagaaaaaaaaacgaaacaAATTGATGACACATcaaatttatcatatgtttatatattattaaaatatttttttgaaaatagtaatatagaaattttaaatgaacaattttatttacaagAAAATGTATTAACAATAACTGAAATATTAATTGGTCATATTTTATGGGTATATAACCCcgacaaaaatatattatgtggGTCGAGAATGACCGAATTAGAATCCTATAACggtataaatgataaagcTTCACATGCAtttaacaataaaaaaacaaatagaAATATGCCAATGTTTTTGAATGGCGGAATTAGTTATGTGTATTTATGTTATGGAATGCATAATTGTCTAAATATTGTAACGAATGCTGAAAATGTTCCTGATGCTATTTTAATAAGATCAATCGAGCCTATTTACAAcattccattttttgtccttaataaatttcaagatataaaagaaataaatgatttattCTTGTTCgataattttattgataaaaaagagAATAACTTAAAGAATAATCGGAAATCTCAAACCGAAGAGGTAGATAATAAGATTGACAAGAAAAATGGTACTaacgaaataataaaaaaaaacacatatttaaaaagctTACAACAATTGGAAAcagtttttaaaaatataaaatataaacaattggTCAAATTGGGTAGTGGCCCTGGACGTGTAACAAAATGCATAGGTGTTACACGAGATGAtgatcaaaaaaaattatatttcgaCATAAGCAACGATcaagataataaaataaatgtgaaagaagaaaaaataaatgatgataatatttcgaatataaaaaaagatgacTGTTCAGGTAattttagtaaaaaaatagatcagaaatattattttagctataatgttaataattttttgagtatcaaaaaaaaaagtcgattttttatttctatttgTCCAACAATTGAAgatgttttaaatttttatgaaaatttaaatcttgaaaataatagtgaacaagattttataatagacatatataaacaatataaaatacatttattaaaatattttgaatatatgaaatggaaaaaagatggagatattattattcaacGAGATAAAAGAATAGGAGTTCCCTATGCTCAAGAATGTGCTTTGTATGAATAtcgatttattttaaaaaatcatcCATCCATATCAGTTTTGCCAAAATAA
- a CDS encoding DNA/RNA-binding protein KIN17, putative: MPRAEPGTPKWLANKMKAKGLQKLKWYCQMCEKQCRDENGFKCHRLSETHQRQMQIFCQDANKFMDEYSSMFEKEFMRLMKTKYCRTRILANTVYTNMISDKTHIHMNATVWVTLTDFVLYLGKTGKCKIEQTERGWYLEYIDREKIEREKAFNKKKKIEYSYEEMKEKKINEVIEEAKKTGQFIQSEYTGIEKKNDEKIVISSVKAPSTNTTTAHNDGIPKSNIFLDILKQNKIKSANDQLKAESTKKEEALSKDKSQNKKRPMSSLELLIMENEEKKKIKNLLPNLNKNMNANNPKAEHTHSITNHINENHDKKKKDKNNEDYDIWITKNIMVKIVDKNHKYYKSKGVIISISSSEKNKCEIKIKNTSTYTSAYQKQLQTVIPQIGRTVLILKGRYKGSKGKIKKISEDEDYAVVSVAHKSSEERMLFDDISKFQEE; the protein is encoded by the exons atgccaCGTGCCGAGCCAGGAACACCAAAATGGCTAGCCAATAAAATGAAGGCTAAAGGCcttcaaaaattaaagtGGTATTGTCAAATGTGTGAAAAACAATGTAGAGATGAAAATGGATTTAAATGTCATAGATTATCAGAAACACATCAAAGACAAATGCAAATCTTTTGTCAAGATGCCAACAAATTTATGGACGAATATTCTTCAATGTTTGAAAAAGAATTTATGAGATTAATGAAAACGAAATATTGCCGAACAAGAATTTTGGCAAATACTgtttatacaaatatgaTAAGTGATAAGacacatatacatatgaatGCAACTGTATGGGTTACCTTAACagattttgttttatatttaggTAAAACAGGAAAATGCAAAATTGAACAAACAGAACGAGGTTGGTATTTGGAATATATAGATAGGGAAAAAATCGAAAGAGAAAAagcatttaataaaaaaaaaaaaattgaatattcatatgaagaaatgaaagaaaaaaaaattaatgaagTTATTGAAGAAGCTAAAAAAACAGGCCAATTTATTCAATCAGAATATACAGgtatcgaaaaaaaaaacgatgaaaaaattgtcATATCATCAGTGAAAGCACCAAGCACTAATACTACTACTGCTCATAATGATGGAATTCCAAAATCGAATATTTTCTtggatatattaaaacaaaataaaataaaaagtgcAAATGACCAGCTAAAAGCAGAAAGCACTAAAAAGGAAGAAGCTCTATCAAAAGATAAATcacaaaacaaaaaaagacCTATGTCATCATTGGAATTACTCATCATGGagaatgaagaaaaaaaaaagattaaaaatttacttCCAAacttaaacaaaaatatgaatgctAATAATCCAAAAGCAGAACATACACATTCTATAACCaatcatataaatgaaaatcatgacaaaaagaaaaaagataaaaacaatgaagattatgatatatggattactaaaaatattatggtTAAAATTGTTGATAAAAaccataaatattataaaagtaAAGGAGTTATCATTTCAATATCATCgagtgaaaaaaataaatgtgaaataaaaataaaaaacacaaGCACATATACATCAGCTTATCAAAAGCAACTACAAACAGTTATACCACAAATTGGACGAACCGTTTTAATTCTTAAGGGACGCTACAAGGGGTCAAAGGGGAAAATCAAAAAG ATTTCTGAGGATGAGGATTATGCGGTTGTGTCCGTTGCTCATAAAAGCTCAG AGGAGCGTATGCTATTTGATGATATTAGTAAATTTCAGGAAGAATGA